The genomic stretch GGTGCACGGTCGCACGCGGCGTAATGCAAACAGCACGAGCACGTGCAAGGTGGACTCGGAACGAACGCGCGCGACGCGATGCCGACCGGACGTCGTGAGAGTTCTCGCGACGGTCGCACCGAAACCTCGGATACCGACTACTCCGTCGACAGTGCCCTTTCGGCCGACCTCGCGTCGAAACCGAGGCGCAGTACCCGAAGCGCGGGGAGTGCGTTCACGGTTTTCTACCCTCGTCGACTTCCCAATACTCGAAAAACGTCTGTATGTCGTCTCGACCCGCGAGACCACTCTCGGCCTTGAACTTCTCCAGTAACCCGGAGACGGAGTCTCTCCACCCTCGTTTGGCTGCAAAGTCGTTCCAGATCAGCACGTCCACATCGCTGAGCTTGCGCCCGTTCCGCACGCAATACTGCCAGCATTCCGCGTCGGACGCTCCGGAGAGCACGAACTCGGCGAACGCCGCGTAATCGAGCTTGAGGTAGTTCATGATGCGCGCGTCGTAGCCGTCGCCCATGAGAGCGAAAAAGTCCGGCCTGAGCCGTCCTGCGGCCTTCAATCGTATCTTGTCGATGGTCCGTCCGAGAAACACGAGATCTCCGATCTTCTCGTAGGGACTGCGTGGGGTTTCGATTTCCTGGGTCATCTCGGTGTCGGGTTGGATACGTGCGGGCTTCGTGGTCGCGCAAGTCGCCTCGGCGACGCCGTTACTCACGATGGAGGAGGCTTCTTTCCTGTCCCGACGTAGGACGCAAGCCCCCATGCAAGCCATGCCGCAAGCCGATCGACCTTAAGCAAAAGGCCCGTTTCCAGAGGGAAACGGGCCTTTTGTAAAATGGCGGGATGGACGGGACTCGAACCCGCGACCTCCTGCGTGACAGGCAGGCGCTCTAACCAGCTGAGCTACCACCCCGTTAGAGAAGGGGCGAAAAGATCGATGGCGTGAGGGGAGAGTCAAGCATCGATTGACGCGATTTCTGCGCGCGAAGAGACGATTTTTCTCGGGCATGGGCGTTGCGTTTGTGCGGTCAATTTCCGGCCACGCCCGCGTGTCGGGAGTGTGACATCGGTGACGTGGACGTTACGGCAGGGTGATAAGACGGTGACGGTGGTGTTGGGGGTTGTCGCGGTCTCGGGGGAGGCGGATTGAGCCGGTCATGCCAAACTCCGATTTGCTCCGTTCGCGACTGCGACGATGGATCGCGGCGCTCGCCGTGGTTGGATGCGCGTTCAGCGCAGGAATCAGCGCCGAAGTGCCTCCTACCGCCTCGGGTTCGATCTCGGGCCGCGTCATCTCGCTCGACTCGGGCGAGAATGTTTCCGGCGCGTTCGTCACCGTGCAAGGCACGACGCTGACGGCGACTACCGACCTCAACGGCTCCTACATCCTGCCAGTGGTCCCGGTCGGGACGCACACGCTGCTCGTCGTGAAGGCGGGCTACTTGAACTCGACCGTGAACAACGTGCGTGTCCAGCCGTCGGTGATCACGAAGACGGACCTACCAATGGAGTCTTCGGATCCATCGACTGGTTCGGACCTGATCGAGATGGCGGAGTTCGTGATCAGCGCGGACGTCTTGGAGAGCTCGAATCTGGCCCTGCTGGGCGCTCGCCAACGTTCGGCGACCGTGAGCGACGCCATCGGAGCCGACTTCTTCTCGCGCGTCGATGCGGGCGACGCGGCCGATGCGATGAGCCGCGTGACCGGTGCGTCCGTCGTCGACGGGAAATACGTGCTCATCCGCGGTTTGGGCGACCGCTACAGCAACACCTTGCTCAACGGCGCGGGTGTGCCGAGCGCGGATCCGGATCGTCGCGCGGTGCAGATGGACCAGTTTCCCGCCGGTCTGCTCGACTCGATCGTGACGAGCAAGTCGTTCACGCCCGATCAACCGGGTGGATTCGCCGGTGGCAGCGTGAACATGAAGACGAAGAACTTTCCGGATCGATTCTTCGTCAGCTTCGGCCTCTCGGGATCGTACAACACGGCCACGACCGGTGAGGATCTGCTTTCGATCCCCGGTGGCGGACGCGATTGGCTCGGGATGGACGACGGCACGCGTGCATTGCCCGATGGGATCCCGAACCGAATCCCTTCGCAAACCGAGTCCCGCATCGCGGCGCGGAGCGGCAATTTCGCGCCCGCCGAGGAGCTCGATCGCGTCTCGAATCTCTTCAACAACGAGGGCTACTTTCCGACTGCGTCCTCGGGCAAACCGAAGTTCGGCTCCAGCTTCGCGACCGGCGATCGGATCAGTCTGGGTGGAGATCGGATGCTCGGCTACGTGGTGAGCGTCACGTACGATCGTTCGAGTTCGCACTACACCGACGGGTACGCCGGCCGCTACTCGCAAGGTGCGATCGACCCGACCAGCCCGAGTTTCGTCACCGGGTTGCTCGTGTATTCACCGGACGTCTCCGACACGAGTTTCGCGGAAGCATACGCACTGGATCCCGACGTGCCGGGTGGTACACCGGCTTTCGGTGTGACCGAGTCTTCCTTCGGAGTCGACTGGTCGACCTACGCTCAGGTGGCGTTTCGTCCGTCGCTCCAGCACGAGCTGGCCCTGCGCTACATCCGCAATCAGTCGGCGGACGATTCGATCACGCGCGGCGTGGGCGAAAGCACCCGCAGCGACGCCGGTCGACTTTATACCGTCTACGACATGCTCTACACCGAGCGCTCGGTCGAGTCTCTTCAGCTATCGGGCAGCAGCGTTTTCCCGGCGCTGGGTGATCTGCGCGTCGAGTGGCGGGCATCGACCGGAGAAAGCACGCAAGAGCAACCGGATTACAGAACGCTCTCGTATTTCTGGGACTTCGCGAACCAGCAGTTCGCGGCCGCCGCTGGAGTGGGCAACAACCGCTTCTTCCGCGACTTGCTGGAGGAAAGCGACGAGGCCGCGATCGACGCGACGCTTCCTATCGTCCTCGCCCGCAGCCCGGCGAGCATCAAGTTCGGCGGTGCCGTGCAGGACGGCGCTCGCACCTACCGCGAACGTCGCTTCCGCTGGAGTCGCGAGGCCAACGAGATCGACGTCATCCAGTCGTATCCGAACCCGGTGGGCATCGTGGACCGCACCGCTAATTCGGTCACGTTCGGCAACACCATCGCCGAGTTGCCGAACAACCTCGTCAACTACGACGGCGACCAGCGCATCTCCGCGGCCTACGCCATGATCGACTTCGAGCCGATGGACCGCCTCCGGGTGGTCACCGGCGTGCGTGCCGAAAAGACCGAGATCTCCACGCGAGCCGCCGCGAGCGGCACGTCGTTTCGCGCGGCTGCGATCGATCAGACGGATTATCTCCCGGCGCTGAGTCTGGTGTATCGGCTTTCCGAGAACACCAATCTGCGCGCCGCATACGGTCGCACACTGGCCCGGCCGCTGTATCACGAGCTCGCCGACATCCGCGTCGAGGATCCCTTCCGCGACAAGTTCCGAGCCGGTAATCCGGACCTGCAGTTGTCCGACATCGACAACTTCGACCTGCGCTGGGAGTGGTTCCCGCGCGGCAACGAGGTGGTCGCCGTGAGCGTCTTCCAAAAGGACTTCGTCAACCCGATCGAAGTCGTCGACACCCCCTCGATCGGTTCCGAGCGTCCGGCCAACGCTCCGCGGGGCGAGGTGCGTGGAGTGGAGTTCGAAGCCCGGATGGGCCTCGGCCGATTCGCACAGCGGCTCTCGTCGTTTTCGGTCGGCGGCAACGTCTCGCTCGTCGACTCGGAGGTCACCATCCCCGACGAGGAGATGGCCTCGATACGCATGTCGTATCCAAATGCCGGAGACACGCGGGAGCTGCTCGGACAATCGCCCTACATCGTGAACTTCGACGTGTCCTACGACGACTTCGAGCGGGGAACGACCGCAACGATCGCCTACAACCTGCAAGGGCGGCGTCTGCACCTCGTCACCTTCGGTGCCTTGCCCGACATCTACGAGCAGCCCGCGGGTGAGCTCGACTTCGTCTTGTCGCAGCGAATCACGAGCCGCCTGCGCCTGAAGTTCACCGCGAAGAACCTGCTCGATCCCGACTACGAGAAGACCATGAGCCACGCGGGACGGGACTACTACTACGAGCGTTTCCGCCGCGGACGCACCTTCGGCCTGTCCTTGAACTACTCGTTCGAGTGAGAGCGCGTTCCCCTTTCCCTCTGGAACCCAAGAAAACCACACCCACACGACCATGATTCGAGGATTGAAAAACACCTGTGCCGCGACGGCTCTGCTGCTCGTCGCCGGCGGCGCGTTCGCGGCCGACGTGAACGTACCACGCATCATCAACGCCGACACCACGTGGACGGCCGACAACACGTATTTCCTTTCCGGATACACGTTCGTCGTCACGCCTTCCGGCGCGGCGACGCCCGTCACGCTCACGATCGAACCGGGCACCGTGATCAAGGGCCGGCAGAAGCAGTCCGGCGGCGAGGCCGCTGCGCTCGTCGTCACGCGTGGTGCACGCATCAACGCCAACGGCACGCGCAACGCGCCGATCGTCTTCACCTCCGAACTCGATCAACTCAACGGCAACCTCGGTCCCGAGGACACCAACTTGTGGGGCGGCGTCGTGATCCTCGGCAACGCGTCGGTCAGCTCGCGCGCGGACAACGCGGTCGTCGCTGCGCCGGTCACCGATCAGATCGAAGGCTTCTCCGTCACCGGCGACGAAGTGAACTACATCACCTTCGGCGGCACGAACGACGACGACAACTCCGGTGTGTTTCGTTACGCCAGCATTCGCCACGGCGGCGACGTCGTGGGGACGGCCAACGAAATCAACGGCCTCACCATGGGCGGTGTCGGTCGCGGCACCACCATCGAATACGTGGAAGTCTTCGCCAACAAAGACGACGGCTTCGAGTGGTTCGGCGGCACCGTGGACGCGCGCTACTTGGTCAACGCCTTCGGCATGGACGATGCGTTCGACTACGATCAAGGCTGGCGCGGTCGCGGCCAGTTCTGGTTCACCATCGGGACCGACGTAACCGTCGAGTCGATGGACAAAGCCGGTGAACACGACGGTGCGACCGCTCCGTTGACGGCGACGCCGATCCAGGATTCCACCGTCTTCAACGCCACCTACATCGGCATCGGAACGGCCGGTCGCAACAACACGGCGATCAACGCACGCGACAACGCGTCGGCTCGGTACTACAACTCGGTGTTCCTCGACTTCGCGCGGATGGTGGACTTCGAGGACGACCTCGTCGTCGGCGCCGGCGGTAACGAAGTCGCCACCGCGGCGCGCATCGATTTCACCAACAACGTGTGGTGGAGCCACGTCGGCGCGAACAACAACGCCGCGGGCTTCAATGCCCGTCCGTCCGGCATCAACGCCGCCTACGCCGAAGCGCTCTTCACGAACAGCGCGTTCAACAACGTCATCGCCGATCCCATGCTCGGCGGCGTCTCCCGCACCGCCAACGCCGGCCTCGATCCTCGGCCGCAGGCCGGCAGCCCCGCTCTCGTGGGTCCGTTCAAAACCGTGCCGGCCGACGATTGGTATGTGCAAACCAACTACAAGGGAGCGTTTGCTCCCGGCGGGTTCACGTGGATGGATGGTTGGACCAAGCTCGCGACCGAAGGCTACCTCACGCCCTTGGCGGCGGGTCCGAGCCAGAAGTTCGCGAACATCTCGACGCGCTGCTTCATCGGTACGGGCGACGCGGTGGCGATCCCCGGTTTCGTGATCGACGGACCCGACGCCAAGACCGTCTTGATCCGCGCCGTCGGGCCGGAACTGAGCGAACTCGTAGCAGGGTCGCTCGTCGATCCGGTGATCGAACTGAAGCAGGAAGGCGTTACGCTCTTCGCCAACGACGATTGGGGTCAGAACAGCAACTCCGCGCAGATCGTGACGACGACGACGGCCGTTGGCGCGTTCGATTTGGTGACCGGTAGCGCCAGTGCAGTACTTCTCGTGACCTTGCCCCCGGGGGCCTACACGGTGGTGACCAGCGGCAAGAACGGCAGCACCGGCGTGGCTCTGGTCGAAGTCTACGGCGTCGATTGATACGTCGTGGCTGAATCATCGAGATGAGTCGTATCGTTCACCCGCTCTTCGTCGCACTGACGCTCTTCGTCGTCGCGGTGCCCGCGATCGGATCGGCCCCGCGCGATCCGGCGGTCGAGGCTGCACGTGTGCTCGGCGAACTCGAGTTCACGGGTATCTTGGAGTTGGGTGAACGGCGCGAGTTCTGTCTTCAACACCGCACCACCGGCCATGCGCAGTGGCTGGTGGTCGGGGGCGAGGCGGATGGTCTCCGGGTCGTTTCCTACGATCCGACTCGCGAGGTGGTGGAGGTGCGCTACGGCGCTGCCCGACGCGAGATCGCGATGCGCGAGGCCAAGGTGACCGCACAAATCGTGGCCCGGACCGCGGACGGCTCCGTCGATTGGGCACATATGCGCCTGAGCGAAAAGGAGAAGGAGCGGGAAGCCGAGTTGCTCATGTGGGACATCCTCGAGGTCGGTCGCAAAGCCCGTTTGGCGAGATCGACCCGCGCGGCGAACGACTGAATTTCTCCAACTACGGAAGTTGGGGTTTGGCTGGAGGCCGGCGGCACCACGGTGGTGTCGTCGGCCTCTTTGTTTTTCCGGCTTTAAAGTCGGCCTGTTCGAGTTACGTTGAGAGAGTGATGAGGAACACGTCGAAGGTCTTGCCAAGTGCTGCGGTGCTCGCCGTGGGTCTTTTCGTTTGCGTCGGAGCCGTGGCCGCGACCGCTGCGTCCCCGTTTCTGCCGGATGCCAAACCCGCTCCGCCGGCGGCTCCCGCACTGGACGCGGAGCTGCAGGCCTTGCAATTGAGTGGCATCTCCGCGATCGGCGACGAGGTACAGTTCAACCTCGTGGATCCGCGCACGAAGAAGAGTTACTGGCTGGCGTTGGGAGCAACCGAGGGAGGGATCACGGTCGTGTCTTACGAGGCCGACGCCGATGCGGTCGTGGTGCGCAAGGGGACGCAGACCCGACGTCTCGAACTTCGGCAGAGCCGGATCGTCGCGAGCGCCCCGACCACGCCTGCGGTCCCGGCTCCGACAACTGCGGCGCCGCTGGATACGACCAACGTCGTGGGCGTGGACGAGATCAAGAACCCGACGTCGCCCCAAGAGATCAAGCAGGCGGAGTTCGAAGCACGGATGCTCGTGAGTGATTTGTTGGAGATATCGATGCGCGAACGAGCACGGCAGAAGGCACTTCGCGAAGCAAAGCAACGGGAGCAAGCGGGCGGCGCACCCTGAGTCTAGGCTCGCGTCGCGTCGCTCTTGTCTTCGACGAGGCGTGAGGCAGCTGTCGCGCCCGACCGAGCCCAAGGGATCCGGTTGCGCAACGCGGTGAAGCGCTTCTCCCAAAGGTGGTAGGCCAGCGCTCCCGTCGCCAAGCTTGCGACGAAGAAGCCCAACACCGCAG from Opitutales bacterium ASA1 encodes the following:
- a CDS encoding TonB-dependent receptor; the encoded protein is MPPTASGSISGRVISLDSGENVSGAFVTVQGTTLTATTDLNGSYILPVVPVGTHTLLVVKAGYLNSTVNNVRVQPSVITKTDLPMESSDPSTGSDLIEMAEFVISADVLESSNLALLGARQRSATVSDAIGADFFSRVDAGDAADAMSRVTGASVVDGKYVLIRGLGDRYSNTLLNGAGVPSADPDRRAVQMDQFPAGLLDSIVTSKSFTPDQPGGFAGGSVNMKTKNFPDRFFVSFGLSGSYNTATTGEDLLSIPGGGRDWLGMDDGTRALPDGIPNRIPSQTESRIAARSGNFAPAEELDRVSNLFNNEGYFPTASSGKPKFGSSFATGDRISLGGDRMLGYVVSVTYDRSSSHYTDGYAGRYSQGAIDPTSPSFVTGLLVYSPDVSDTSFAEAYALDPDVPGGTPAFGVTESSFGVDWSTYAQVAFRPSLQHELALRYIRNQSADDSITRGVGESTRSDAGRLYTVYDMLYTERSVESLQLSGSSVFPALGDLRVEWRASTGESTQEQPDYRTLSYFWDFANQQFAAAAGVGNNRFFRDLLEESDEAAIDATLPIVLARSPASIKFGGAVQDGARTYRERRFRWSREANEIDVIQSYPNPVGIVDRTANSVTFGNTIAELPNNLVNYDGDQRISAAYAMIDFEPMDRLRVVTGVRAEKTEISTRAAASGTSFRAAAIDQTDYLPALSLVYRLSENTNLRAAYGRTLARPLYHELADIRVEDPFRDKFRAGNPDLQLSDIDNFDLRWEWFPRGNEVVAVSVFQKDFVNPIEVVDTPSIGSERPANAPRGEVRGVEFEARMGLGRFAQRLSSFSVGGNVSLVDSEVTIPDEEMASIRMSYPNAGDTRELLGQSPYIVNFDVSYDDFERGTTATIAYNLQGRRLHLVTFGALPDIYEQPAGELDFVLSQRITSRLRLKFTAKNLLDPDYEKTMSHAGRDYYYERFRRGRTFGLSLNYSFE